The DNA region GCCGACAGATGCTGGCTCTCGGCCACCGCGCGGTTGGTGATGCGGCCGCGATGGACGTTGAGGCCGGCGCGCAGATGCGGATCCTCGACCAGCGCGCGCAGTCCCTTCGACGCCAAAGCCAGGCCGAACGGCAAGGTGGCGTGGTTGAGCGCGTGGCTCGAGGTGACCGGCACCGCGCCCGGCATGTTGGCGACGCAATAATGCACGATGTCGTCGACCAGATAGGTCGGCGCCTGGTGCGTGGTCGCCTTCGAAGTCTCGAAGCAGCCGCCCTGGTCGATCGCGACGTCGACCAGCACCGCACGGCGTTTCATGCCGGCAAGCTGCGCGCGCGAGACAAGTTTCGGCGCGCTGGCGCCGGGCACCAGCACCGCGCCGATCACAACGTCAGCCGCGAAAACCTCCTGCTCGATCGCTTCCAGCGTGGCGTAGCGGGTGCGGACGCGCCCGAGGAAGAGGTCGTCGAGCGCGCGGAGCCGCGGCAATGAACGGTCAAGGATGGTGACGTCGCTGCCAAGGCCTGCCGCCATCCGCGCCGCGTGGGTGCCGACCACGCCGCCGCCGATGATCGCAACGCGCGCCGGCGGAACGCCCGGCACACCGCCGAGCAGCTTGCCCATGCCATCGGCGGATTTGCGCAGCGCAGCGCCCGCGGCCTCGATCGCCAGCCGGCCTGCGACTTCGCTCATCGGCGCGAGCAACGGCAGCCCGCCATGCGCATCGGTCACGGTTTCATAGGCGACCGCCGTGCAGCCGGAGGCGATCAGCCCCGCGGTCTGCGGCACGTCGGGCGCGAGATGCAGATAGGTGAACAGGATCTGGCCCTCGCGCAGCCGGATCCATTCGGACGGCTGTGGCTCCTTCACCTTCACGATCATCTCGGCGACCGAGAACACCTCTTCGGCGGTGTCGGCAATCCGTGCGCCGGCCTGGGTGTAGACGTCATCGCCAGCACCGATGCCGTCACCGGCGCCGCGCTGGACCACCACCTCGTGGCCATGTGCCACATATTCCCGCACCGAGGCAGGCGTCAGCCCGACCCGATATTCCTCGACCTTGATTTCCTTGGGCACGCCGATGCGCATGGTCCGCTCCTTGAAGGATTCGTTTCCGTTAGCCTCAAGGCTATTCCTCGTCACATGGCGTTTCTCAGCGAATTCCAGCTTGTGCACATGCAGATACGCTCATATCCTTCGTTTCCAGCTCAGCCATCGAAGGAAAACTGCGTGGACGGTCTCGATCGTATCGATCTCAGAATCCTCGCCGAGCTGGTCGCCGACGCTCGCGCGAGCCAGATCGAGCTTGCCGAGAAGGTCGGGCTGTCGCCGACCGCCTGCGCGCGGCGCATCCGCCATCTCGAGGAGATCGGCGTGATCCGCGGCTACCGCGTCGACCTCGAACCGACTGCGCTTGGCCTCGTGACAACCGTCGTCGTCACCATCACGCTGGAGAAGCAGAGCGAGGATTATCTCGCAGCCTTCGAGGCCGCGATCGCGCGCTGCCCCGACGTCGTGTCCTGCCATCTGATGTCGGGCAGCGACGATTATCATTTGCAGGTCATCGCCCGCGACATCGCCGACTTCGAGCGCATCCACAAGCAGCATTTGTCGCGGATGCCGGGCGTCGCCCGCATCCATTCCAGCTTCGCGATGCGCGAGGTCGTTCGCCGCACCATTCCGGAAACCGCGCTGCGCGGCTGAAGGCCGACCGCCGCGTCAGAACTGATTGCGGCTCGCGCGCGGCCACATCCGTGCCAGCGTCTCGTCCTTCTTGACGACGACATGCCAGAGCGTCGCCGCGATATGCAGCGCGACCACCGCATAAACGAAGTAGGCAAGCAGGCCATGCGCGAGCTCGCCGGCCTCCGCGACCGCCTTGTTGTCGGCGAACAGGCGCGGCCAGCTGAAGGTCCAGAAATAGCGCAGCGAATACCCGCCGGCCGACGAGAACATGTATCCGGTCACCGGCATCACGAAGAGGATGGCGTAGAGCGCCCAGTGATTGAGCCGTGCCGCGATCCTGACCAGCGGAGAGAACGAGCCCGGCTCCGGCGGCGCCGTGGTCACGGCGCGCACCATCAGCCGCAGGATCGCCAGGAAGAACAGGGTGACGCCGAGCGACTTGTGCACCTCGAGCAGCTCGCGCCGCGGCGACGTCCCTGCCGGCTGCAGTCCGCAATAAAACCCGATCAGCATGGCCGCGATGAACAGCACCGCCGTCGCCCAGTGAATCCTGCGCAACAGCGGATCGTAGCTGGCCGTCATATCCGTCGTCGCAAGGCGCCTTGGCTTGAAGCCGCCCGTGCGGGTTCGGCCCGAAAAAGGAAGGCCGTTCAATAGATGATCGCGCGATGCCTGCCTACGGGGGCGGGCGCCAACTGCGATCACGATCACGAAGGCTGGACTCCCTCCATCGTCATTCCGGGGCGCGCGAAGCGCGAGCCCGGAATCCATTCAACCGCAACCCGGCGGCCCGATGGATTCCGGGCCTGCGCCTTCGGCGCATCCCGGAATGACAAGGGGAGGTTTCGTGGGCCGCGCAGCCACGCGCTCACTGTCACAAACGCCGCGCTGTCACAAACGCTGTCACAATCGGAGCCGCCCGGCCCCGCGCCACACGTATTTTTTAGTCGTGATTCGCCGCCTTCTATGACAGAATTGCTACAATTCAATATCAGTTCGGTTACACGCGGAGCGGTGAATGAGCATGGAGTGGCGGGCGCGGCCGGTTTCGCTGGCTTGGTCGAATCCGGTGGTCCGGTGGTGGGGCTTCCTGAGCCTCGTCAGTGCCGCCAACATCGCGATCTGGTTCGCGCTGTACCGACAGTTCCACGAGCAGTCGAACGGCAGCCTCAGCAATACGTCCGGCATCGGCCTGATGCTACTGCTCTGCGCGGCCTATGTGTTCGGCTGCGCCTTCCGCTCGGTGCTGCCGCGCGCCGACGTGCAGCGCATCTGCCTGTTTGACACCTGGCTGTCGAGCGTCGTGGTCGGCCGCACCGTCGCGACCGTCGCCGAGGTCTGCTTCGCCGCGCAATGGGCGATCATCCTGTATCAGCTCGGCACCATGACCGGCGCCGAGACCACCATCAACATCGCCTGGATCATCGTGCCGCTGATCGTGATTGCGGAATGCTTCTCCTGGTATGCGGTGCTGACCACCCATTATCTCTGCAACGCGATCGAGAACTCGATCTGGGCCGTGGTGTTCTTCCTGGTCGGGATCGCGCTGTGCCGGCTGCTGCCCGAGTTTCAGGGCCCGGTGCGCTGGGCCTTCATCGTCGCGATCGTCGGCATCGCCGCCTTCCTCGCCTTCCTGATGACCGTCGACGTCCCGATGTATCTGAACCGCTGGCGCGCCAATCTCGCCGCCGGCGGCACGCTGCTGCATCCGCTCGATGGCCTGCGCGACGTCAGCCGGCGCTGGGTCGTGACCCACGACATCGCCGAGTGGCGCGAGGAGATCGCCTGGATGTCGCTGTATTTCAGCATGGCGGTCTGGTCGAGCCTCGCGCTCTGCGTCGGCTACTCGCTCGAGGATCAGCTGCCGCGTTACCGCACCGAGCCTGCGATCGTCGCGACGACGCCGACGATCGAAAGCCCGATACCGGCGATCTTCAGCACGACGCCGGCGGCGCAGCACACCGCAACGATCGACGCGATGGCGCCGTCGCGGAATTGACCGGCGGCCGCGCCGCACAGCTTGCGGCCGTCAGCGCTTCCGGAGTAAACGCTGAGGCATCCCCGCCCATCCGTCAGCGCGTTCCATGCCCCGCATCACCATCATCGAAACCGGGCTCGTCAGTCCGCAGTTCCGCGAGCGCCACGGCAGCTATCCGCAGATGTTCCAGCGGATGGTGGCCACGGCCGATCCGTCGGTCGCCTGCGACGTCGTCGGCGTCGCCAACGGCGAGGCACTTCCGGATCCGGCCACACTGGATGCGATCCTGATCACGGGATCGGCGGCCGGTGTCTATGACGATGTCGCCTGGATCGCGCCGCTCGAAGCCTTCGTGCGCACGGCCCATGACAAGCGCGTTCCGATGGTCGGCGTCTGCTTCGGCCACCAGCTGATCGCGCAGGCG from Bradyrhizobium sp. B124 includes:
- the ald gene encoding alanine dehydrogenase, yielding MRIGVPKEIKVEEYRVGLTPASVREYVAHGHEVVVQRGAGDGIGAGDDVYTQAGARIADTAEEVFSVAEMIVKVKEPQPSEWIRLREGQILFTYLHLAPDVPQTAGLIASGCTAVAYETVTDAHGGLPLLAPMSEVAGRLAIEAAGAALRKSADGMGKLLGGVPGVPPARVAIIGGGVVGTHAARMAAGLGSDVTILDRSLPRLRALDDLFLGRVRTRYATLEAIEQEVFAADVVIGAVLVPGASAPKLVSRAQLAGMKRRAVLVDVAIDQGGCFETSKATTHQAPTYLVDDIVHYCVANMPGAVPVTSSHALNHATLPFGLALASKGLRALVEDPHLRAGLNVHRGRITNRAVAESQHLSAVMPEEALAS
- a CDS encoding Lrp/AsnC family transcriptional regulator, producing the protein MQIRSYPSFPAQPSKENCVDGLDRIDLRILAELVADARASQIELAEKVGLSPTACARRIRHLEEIGVIRGYRVDLEPTALGLVTTVVVTITLEKQSEDYLAAFEAAIARCPDVVSCHLMSGSDDYHLQVIARDIADFERIHKQHLSRMPGVARIHSSFAMREVVRRTIPETALRG
- a CDS encoding cytochrome b translates to MTASYDPLLRRIHWATAVLFIAAMLIGFYCGLQPAGTSPRRELLEVHKSLGVTLFFLAILRLMVRAVTTAPPEPGSFSPLVRIAARLNHWALYAILFVMPVTGYMFSSAGGYSLRYFWTFSWPRLFADNKAVAEAGELAHGLLAYFVYAVVALHIAATLWHVVVKKDETLARMWPRASRNQF